One part of the Janthinobacterium sp. 17J80-10 genome encodes these proteins:
- a CDS encoding magnesium transporter CorA family protein, which produces MDILFISDQRASHISDADALNLKDNGFLWLDATLAEVTADVPAWRAAVERITGTELHDLHVSDAINIRHPSYFDSTRDYEMVVFRKLALAQEADAEAVRHAEPGAEARRKIPPALTRLATQPVTFLVMDRALVTVHGEPGRTIAQARKRLLDYEFKAGASHASRPPASPRELMLRLLNAMVDQYLELRQPLTTQIDRWQRALLNPRRPFNDWTALLDARIELRKLDLLCEEQHDALQELRDHFVDTWHASENGHAKDVLLVRINDVMEHVARVLNHARRLEASIESAVQIHFSAMAHRTSEIMRTLTVLTALFMPLTLITGIFGMNFIEMPLLKHHDGFWIIMGMMAATVAVALLIFRRKRFLEDRNADS; this is translated from the coding sequence ATGGACATCCTATTCATCAGCGATCAGCGAGCGTCGCACATCAGCGACGCCGATGCCCTCAACCTCAAGGACAACGGCTTCCTCTGGCTTGACGCCACGCTTGCGGAAGTCACCGCGGATGTACCGGCATGGCGTGCGGCCGTCGAACGCATCACCGGCACCGAGTTGCACGACCTGCACGTCAGCGATGCCATCAACATCCGGCATCCCTCCTACTTCGACTCGACGCGCGACTATGAAATGGTGGTATTTCGCAAGCTCGCCCTGGCGCAGGAAGCGGATGCCGAGGCTGTGCGCCACGCCGAGCCTGGGGCAGAAGCCAGGCGCAAGATCCCCCCGGCCCTGACCAGACTGGCGACCCAGCCGGTGACGTTCCTGGTCATGGACCGGGCGCTGGTCACGGTGCATGGCGAACCCGGGCGCACCATTGCACAGGCGCGCAAGCGCCTGCTTGACTACGAGTTCAAGGCGGGCGCCAGCCATGCCAGCCGGCCGCCGGCGTCGCCGCGGGAATTGATGCTGCGCCTGTTGAATGCGATGGTCGACCAGTACCTGGAATTGCGCCAGCCGCTCACCACCCAGATCGATCGCTGGCAGCGGGCCTTGCTCAATCCGCGGCGCCCCTTCAATGACTGGACTGCCCTGCTCGATGCGCGCATCGAATTGCGCAAGCTCGACCTGCTCTGCGAAGAGCAGCACGACGCGCTGCAAGAATTGCGCGACCATTTCGTCGATACCTGGCACGCCAGCGAGAACGGCCACGCCAAGGATGTGCTGCTGGTGCGGATCAACGATGTGATGGAGCATGTCGCCCGGGTCCTGAACCACGCGCGCCGCCTGGAAGCCTCCATCGAATCTGCCGTACAGATCCATTTCTCCGCCATGGCGCACCGCACCAGCGAGATCATGCGCACCCTGACGGTATTGACCGCACTGTTCATGCCGCTCACGCTCATCACCGGGATATTCGGCATGAACTTCATTGAAATGCCGCTTTTGAAGCATCATGACGGTTTCTGGATCATCATGGGCATGATGGCTGCCACCGTCGCAGTCGCGCTGCTCATCTTCCGCCGCAAGCGTTTTCTGGAAGATCGCAACGCCGATAGCTGA
- a CDS encoding peroxiredoxin yields the protein MSLRLGDTAPDFEQDSSIGKIKFHEWAGDSWVVLFSHPADFTPVCTTELGLTAKLKGEFDKRNVKAIALSVDPVDKHKDWIKDIEETQKTVVGFPIIADADKTVSTLYDMIHPNQSVTATVRSLFVIDPAKKVRLTITYPMSTGRNFDEVLRVIDALQLTDKYTVATPGNWRDGDDVIIPLTVQDEAVIKEKYPKGYTAPRPYLRLTPQPNK from the coding sequence ATGAGTTTGCGTCTGGGCGATACCGCACCTGATTTCGAGCAGGATTCTTCCATCGGCAAGATCAAGTTTCATGAGTGGGCAGGCGATTCCTGGGTGGTGCTGTTTTCCCATCCAGCCGATTTCACGCCGGTGTGCACTACCGAACTGGGCCTGACCGCCAAGCTCAAGGGCGAATTCGACAAGCGCAACGTCAAGGCGATTGCACTGTCGGTCGACCCGGTCGACAAGCACAAGGACTGGATCAAGGATATCGAGGAAACCCAGAAGACCGTGGTTGGCTTTCCCATCATTGCCGATGCGGACAAGACCGTCTCGACGCTCTATGACATGATCCATCCGAACCAGTCGGTCACTGCCACGGTGCGCTCGCTGTTCGTGATTGATCCGGCCAAGAAGGTACGCCTGACCATCACTTATCCGATGAGCACCGGCCGCAATTTCGATGAAGTGCTGCGCGTGATCGACGCCCTGCAGCTGACCGACAAATACACGGTGGCGACACCTGGCAACTGGCGTGATGGCGATGACGTGATCATCCCGTTGACCGTGCAGGACGAGGCAGTGATCAAGGAAAAATATCCAAAGGGTTACACTGCGCCGCGTCCCTACCTGCGCCTGACGCCACAGCCGAACAAGTGA
- the dsbD gene encoding protein-disulfide reductase DsbD codes for MSERTANLMAAMLRLLCAVLLTVAVTGAHADEDYLPPQEAFKFSASMKDAASVEVRFAIAKGYYMYRERFGFAAEGARLGTPQIPPGKVKFDETFQKDVETYRDAVTVTLPVDASGAFTLKVASQGCADKGLCYAPMESVAKLDTRLVPASASAGLAGASTGEMGRIEAALKSGKLLVIVPLFLVLGLGLAFTPCVLPMVPILSSIIVGEGTGIGRKRAFILSLAYALGMALVYTALGIAAGLVGEGLAAALQQPVFLAGFAVLMVAFALAMFDVYQLQMPAFIQNRLLQASGKQAGGKLLGVFAMGAISALIVGPCVAAPLAGALIYISQTRDVLVGGGALFAMAVGMSIPLLLVGISAGTLLPRAGAWMVEVKRFFGVLMLAMALWMVSPLLSVKMQMLGWALLAGGYGAFLLWSRKAGWLAKACGLVFALLGVLQMTGVATGATDPLAPLAKLRGTEVRHVEFRRVKSLAELEAALAQAQGKVVMFDFYADWCVSCKEMERFTFTDARVQAQFDQMVLLQADVTANNDDDKALLKRFRLFGPPGIIFFDKQGQEIPGGRVIGFQNAERFLQALERVNQI; via the coding sequence ATGTCTGAACGAACTGCCAATTTGATGGCTGCAATGCTGCGCCTGTTGTGCGCGGTGCTGCTGACCGTGGCGGTGACCGGCGCACACGCCGACGAGGATTACCTGCCGCCGCAAGAGGCTTTCAAATTTTCTGCCAGCATGAAGGATGCGGCCAGCGTTGAAGTCCGCTTTGCCATCGCCAAAGGCTACTACATGTATCGCGAACGCTTTGGCTTTGCCGCGGAGGGAGCGCGTCTGGGCACGCCGCAGATTCCGCCTGGCAAGGTAAAGTTTGATGAAACGTTTCAGAAGGATGTCGAAACCTATCGCGATGCCGTGACAGTGACCCTGCCCGTTGATGCAAGTGGCGCTTTCACGCTGAAGGTGGCCAGCCAGGGCTGCGCAGACAAGGGCTTGTGCTATGCCCCGATGGAGTCGGTCGCAAAACTGGATACGCGGCTCGTGCCGGCGTCTGCCAGCGCTGGGCTTGCGGGCGCCTCTACGGGCGAGATGGGGCGTATCGAAGCTGCGCTCAAGAGCGGCAAGTTGCTGGTCATCGTGCCGCTGTTCCTGGTTCTCGGGCTCGGTCTGGCTTTTACGCCCTGCGTGCTGCCGATGGTGCCGATCCTGTCGTCGATCATCGTCGGCGAGGGAACCGGCATCGGCCGCAAGCGCGCCTTTATCCTGTCGCTTGCGTATGCACTCGGCATGGCGCTGGTCTATACCGCGCTGGGTATCGCCGCAGGCCTGGTCGGAGAAGGGTTAGCCGCGGCGCTGCAACAGCCGGTTTTCCTTGCCGGATTTGCCGTGCTGATGGTGGCATTCGCCCTGGCCATGTTCGATGTCTATCAACTGCAGATGCCGGCATTCATTCAGAACCGGCTGCTGCAGGCCTCGGGAAAGCAGGCGGGCGGCAAGCTGCTGGGGGTGTTTGCCATGGGCGCAATCTCGGCGCTGATCGTTGGCCCCTGCGTTGCCGCGCCGCTGGCGGGAGCGCTGATTTACATCAGCCAGACACGTGATGTGCTGGTCGGCGGCGGCGCCCTGTTTGCGATGGCCGTGGGCATGAGCATACCTTTGCTGCTGGTGGGGATTTCCGCAGGTACCTTGCTGCCGCGCGCGGGCGCCTGGATGGTGGAGGTCAAGCGCTTCTTCGGCGTGCTGATGCTGGCGATGGCCTTGTGGATGGTGTCGCCGTTGTTGTCGGTCAAGATGCAAATGCTCGGGTGGGCCTTGCTCGCCGGCGGCTATGGCGCATTCCTCCTCTGGAGCCGCAAGGCTGGCTGGCTGGCCAAGGCGTGCGGGCTGGTATTCGCCCTGTTGGGAGTGCTGCAGATGACCGGGGTGGCCACCGGGGCGACGGACCCTCTGGCGCCGCTGGCAAAGCTGCGCGGCACGGAAGTGCGCCATGTCGAGTTTCGCCGGGTCAAATCGCTGGCCGAACTGGAAGCGGCCCTGGCGCAGGCGCAAGGCAAGGTCGTCATGTTCGACTTTTATGCCGACTGGTGCGTCTCCTGCAAGGAAATGGAGCGGTTCACTTTCACCGACGCGCGCGTCCAGGCGCAATTCGACCAGATGGTATTGTTGCAGGCGGATGTCACGGCAAATAACGATGACGACAAGGCCCTGCTCAAGCGGTTCAGGCTGTTTGGGCCGCCGGGGATCATATTTTTCGACAAACAGGGGCAGGAGATCCCGGGCGGCCGGGTCATCGGCTTCCAGAATGCCGAGCGTTTTTTGCAGGCGCTGGAGCGGGTCAATCAGATATAG
- the cutA gene encoding divalent-cation tolerance protein CutA, with protein sequence MESVLLVMTNMPDAASANRLARSLVDARLAACVNCLPGVRSVYRWQGAIEEAEETTLLIKTVLHQYAALELAIRQAHPYQVPEIIAITPCAGWQPYLAWIAEETRKNTDV encoded by the coding sequence ATGGAATCGGTGCTGCTTGTAATGACGAACATGCCGGATGCGGCGAGCGCGAATCGTCTCGCGCGCAGCCTCGTCGACGCCCGACTTGCCGCCTGTGTCAATTGCCTGCCGGGCGTGCGATCGGTGTATCGCTGGCAGGGCGCGATTGAAGAGGCTGAAGAAACGACCCTGCTGATCAAGACCGTGCTGCACCAGTATGCCGCACTGGAGTTGGCGATCCGGCAGGCGCATCCGTATCAAGTTCCGGAAATTATCGCGATAACGCCATGTGCGGGCTGGCAGCCCTACCTGGCATGGATCGCCGAAGAAACCAGAAAGAACACCGATGTCTGA
- a CDS encoding ABC transporter permease: protein MTNPLYRLPEFTLRFVPIWQRNFLVWKKLAKASVLGNIADPLITLIAFGYGLGSLLKSIDGVPYLHYLASGSICMSIMMAASFEALYSAFSRMHVQKTWEALMNAPLSLDDVVLAEALWAATKALFSGVAIVAVMFVLGIGLHLETLLVLPLLFLVGICFSALGLIVNALARGYDFFTYYFTLVLTPMVFLSGVYYPVSQLPGWLEKISRFLPLRAAVELVRPLILGGVPAGAWGNLAILLFYCFGGFYLAVILTRRRLLT, encoded by the coding sequence ATGACGAACCCCTTGTATCGATTACCGGAATTTACCCTGCGTTTCGTGCCGATATGGCAGCGCAATTTCCTGGTCTGGAAAAAGCTGGCAAAAGCCAGCGTCCTGGGCAATATCGCCGATCCGCTGATTACGCTGATTGCGTTCGGCTATGGCCTGGGCAGCCTGCTCAAGAGCATCGACGGCGTGCCGTATCTTCACTACCTGGCATCGGGGTCGATTTGCATGTCGATCATGATGGCGGCGTCGTTCGAGGCCCTGTATTCGGCTTTCTCGCGCATGCATGTGCAGAAAACCTGGGAAGCGCTGATGAATGCGCCGCTCTCGCTGGACGATGTGGTGTTGGCGGAGGCGCTGTGGGCAGCGACCAAGGCGCTGTTTTCCGGCGTGGCGATCGTGGCGGTCATGTTCGTCCTCGGCATCGGCCTGCACCTGGAAACACTGCTCGTGTTGCCATTGCTGTTCCTGGTGGGGATATGCTTTTCAGCGCTTGGCCTGATCGTCAATGCGCTGGCGCGCGGTTATGATTTTTTCACGTATTACTTCACGCTGGTGCTCACGCCCATGGTTTTTCTCTCGGGGGTATACTACCCGGTGTCGCAGTTGCCGGGCTGGCTTGAAAAAATCTCACGATTTTTGCCGTTGCGCGCTGCGGTCGAACTGGTGCGGCCCCTGATTCTTGGCGGCGTGCCTGCAGGGGCCTGGGGAAACCTGGCAATCCTGCTGTTTTATTGCTTCGGCGGCTTCTATCTCGCCGTGATCCTCACGCGCCGCCGCCTCTTGACTTGA
- a CDS encoding ATP-binding cassette domain-containing protein produces MSDPSILSVQNLRKCYGKGEEKTAVVDGLSFSLRCGECYGLLGPNGAGKTTTLRLCLGLTAPDSGEITLVGRPVPLDAREARLRVGVVPQSDTLDPDFTVSENLLVYGRYFGMEDATIKARIPALLEFSNLTAKRDARIGELSGGMKRRLTLARALVNDPDLIFMDEPTTGLDPQARHMIWERLKSLLAEGKTILLTTHFMDEAERLCDRLAVIDHGKLIAEGTPRELIGRHIEAEVVEVYGDNALAWGEREGRSKSARMEFSGETVFCYTNDARSLLAGLQDMPGIRYLHRPANLEDLFLKLTGREMRD; encoded by the coding sequence ATGAGCGATCCTTCTATTCTGTCAGTACAAAATTTACGCAAGTGCTACGGCAAAGGCGAGGAAAAAACTGCCGTGGTGGATGGCTTGTCGTTTTCGCTCAGGTGTGGCGAATGCTATGGTTTGCTGGGCCCCAATGGCGCCGGCAAGACTACCACCCTGCGCTTGTGCCTGGGCTTGACTGCTCCCGATTCCGGCGAGATCACCCTGGTGGGAAGACCCGTACCGCTGGATGCGCGGGAGGCCCGCTTGCGTGTTGGTGTCGTTCCTCAAAGCGACACGCTGGACCCCGACTTCACGGTGTCCGAGAATCTGCTCGTCTATGGGCGTTACTTCGGCATGGAGGATGCGACGATCAAGGCGCGCATCCCGGCCTTGCTGGAGTTCTCCAACCTGACAGCCAAGCGCGATGCGCGCATCGGTGAGCTGTCTGGCGGCATGAAGCGGAGGCTGACGCTGGCGCGCGCGCTGGTCAATGACCCCGACCTGATTTTCATGGATGAGCCGACCACGGGGCTCGATCCCCAGGCCCGCCACATGATCTGGGAGCGCCTGAAGTCCTTGCTCGCCGAGGGCAAGACGATTCTTTTGACGACGCACTTCATGGACGAGGCCGAGCGCCTGTGCGATCGCCTCGCAGTCATCGATCACGGCAAGCTTATCGCCGAAGGCACGCCGCGCGAACTCATTGGCCGGCATATCGAAGCTGAAGTCGTGGAAGTTTATGGCGACAATGCCCTGGCGTGGGGCGAACGTGAAGGTCGCAGCAAGTCGGCGCGCATGGAATTCAGCGGCGAGACGGTCTTCTGCTATACGAACGATGCCCGAAGCCTGCTGGCAGGATTGCAGGACATGCCCGGTATCCGCTATCTGCATCGGCCGGCCAACCTCGAAGACCTGTTTCTGAAGCTGACAGGCCGGGAAATGCGAGACTGA
- the rplQ gene encoding 50S ribosomal protein L17, giving the protein MRHRHGLRKLNRTSSHRLAMLRNMTVSLLRHEAIKTTLPKAKELRRVVEPILTLGKTDTLANKRLAFNRLRDREIVGKLFSELGPRYATRNGGYLRILKMGFRVGDNAPMAFVELVDRPETTEAVEDTSGE; this is encoded by the coding sequence ATGCGTCACCGTCACGGCCTTCGTAAGCTCAACCGCACTTCGTCGCATCGCCTCGCAATGCTGCGCAACATGACCGTTTCCCTGCTGCGTCATGAAGCCATCAAGACCACCTTGCCGAAAGCCAAGGAACTGCGCCGCGTCGTCGAACCGATCCTGACCCTGGGTAAAACCGATACGCTGGCAAACAAGCGCCTGGCATTCAACCGCCTGCGCGACCGCGAAATCGTCGGCAAGCTGTTCTCGGAACTCGGCCCGCGTTATGCCACCCGCAACGGCGGCTACCTGCGTATCCTGAAAATGGGCTTCCGCGTTGGCGACAATGCACCCATGGCATTCGTTGAACTGGTCGATCGTCCGGAAACCACCGAAGCTGTCGAAGACACCAGCGGCGAGTAA
- the rpoA gene encoding DNA-directed RNA polymerase subunit alpha, with product MQNSLLKPRIIEVEALGAGHAKVVMEPFERGYGHTLGNALRRVLLSSMVGYAPTEVTIAGVVHEYSSLDGVQEDVVDMLLNLKGVVFKLHNRDEVTLTLKKEGEGAVLASDIDLPHDVELVNPDHVIAHLTVGGKLDMQIKVEKGRGYVPGNVRRLSEDANKTIGRIILDASFSPVRRVSYAVESARVEQRTDLDKLVINIETNGVISPEEAIRQSARVLVDQLSVFAALEGTEAAAEAPSRAPSVDPILLRPVDDLELTVRSANCLKAENIYYIGDLIQRSENELLKTPNLGRKSLNEIKEVLASRGLTLGMKLENWPPAGLEK from the coding sequence ATGCAAAACAGCTTGTTGAAACCCCGTATTATTGAAGTCGAGGCGCTGGGCGCCGGTCACGCCAAAGTCGTGATGGAGCCATTTGAGCGCGGCTACGGCCACACGCTCGGCAATGCACTGCGCCGCGTACTGCTGTCGTCGATGGTCGGCTATGCACCGACCGAAGTGACGATCGCCGGCGTGGTCCATGAATATTCTTCGCTGGATGGCGTGCAGGAAGATGTCGTCGACATGCTGTTGAACCTGAAGGGCGTGGTGTTCAAGCTGCATAACCGCGATGAAGTGACCCTGACCCTGAAGAAGGAAGGCGAAGGAGCCGTGCTGGCTTCGGACATCGATCTGCCGCATGACGTTGAGCTGGTCAACCCGGATCACGTGATTGCCCACCTGACGGTCGGCGGCAAGCTGGACATGCAGATCAAGGTCGAAAAAGGCCGTGGCTACGTTCCAGGCAATGTGCGCCGCCTGTCGGAAGATGCCAACAAGACGATCGGCCGCATCATTCTGGATGCGTCGTTCTCGCCGGTGCGCCGTGTTTCGTATGCGGTCGAATCCGCCCGCGTGGAACAGCGTACCGACCTGGACAAGCTGGTCATCAATATCGAAACCAACGGCGTCATCTCGCCGGAAGAAGCGATCCGTCAGTCTGCCCGCGTGCTGGTTGACCAGTTGAGCGTGTTTGCCGCACTGGAAGGCACCGAAGCCGCTGCTGAAGCGCCGTCGCGTGCACCGTCGGTCGATCCGATCCTGTTGCGTCCGGTGGATGACCTCGAACTGACCGTGCGTTCGGCTAACTGCCTGAAAGCAGAAAACATTTACTACATTGGCGACCTGATCCAGCGTAGCGAAAACGAATTGCTGAAGACCCCGAACCTGGGCCGCAAGTCCCTGAATGAAATCAAGGAAGTGCTGGCGTCGCGTGGTCTGACCCTCGGCATGAAACTCGAAAACTGGCCGCCGGCTGGTCTGGAGAAGTAA
- the rpsD gene encoding 30S ribosomal protein S4, whose translation MARYIGPKAKLSRREGTDLFLKSARRSLDSKCKLDSKPGQHGRTSGARTSDYGNQLREKQKVKRMYGILERQFRRYFAEAERRKGNTGETLLKLLEQRLDNVAYRMGFGSTRAEARQLVSHKAFTVNGTVVNIASYQVKAGDVVAVREKAKKQTRIVEALSLAEQVGLPSWVSVDGKKMEGTFKSAPDRSEIANDVNESLIVELYSR comes from the coding sequence GTGGCACGTTACATCGGACCTAAAGCTAAACTCTCACGCCGTGAAGGCACCGACCTGTTCCTCAAGAGCGCACGCCGCTCGCTGGATTCCAAGTGCAAGCTGGATTCCAAGCCTGGTCAGCATGGCCGTACTTCCGGCGCCCGTACCTCCGACTACGGCAACCAGTTGCGCGAAAAGCAAAAGGTCAAGCGTATGTACGGCATCCTGGAGCGCCAGTTCCGCCGCTATTTCGCTGAAGCCGAGCGTCGCAAGGGCAACACCGGCGAAACCCTGCTGAAGCTGCTGGAACAGCGCCTGGACAATGTCGCCTATCGCATGGGCTTTGGTTCGACCCGCGCTGAAGCGCGCCAGCTGGTCAGCCACAAGGCATTCACCGTCAATGGCACCGTCGTGAACATCGCTTCCTATCAAGTGAAAGCGGGCGACGTGGTTGCCGTGCGTGAAAAGGCCAAGAAGCAGACCCGTATCGTCGAAGCCCTCTCGCTGGCTGAGCAAGTTGGCCTGCCATCGTGGGTGTCGGTTGACGGCAAGAAGATGGAAGGTACTTTCAAGTCCGCTCCAGACCGCAGCGAAATCGCCAATGACGTCAATGAATCGCTGATCGTCGAATTGTATTCGCGTTAA
- the rpsK gene encoding 30S ribosomal protein S11, producing the protein MAKAPNNAAAARVRKKVKKNVAEGIAHIHASFNNTIITITDRQGNALSWATSGGAGFKGSRKSTPFAAQVAAEAAGKVAQECGVKNLEVRIKGPGPGRESAVRALNNLGIKITQIQDVTPVPHNGCRPPKRRRI; encoded by the coding sequence ATGGCAAAAGCACCAAATAACGCCGCAGCAGCACGCGTGCGTAAAAAAGTCAAAAAGAACGTCGCTGAAGGCATCGCGCACATCCACGCTTCCTTCAACAACACGATCATCACGATTACCGACCGTCAGGGCAATGCCCTGTCGTGGGCGACTTCGGGTGGCGCAGGCTTCAAGGGTTCGCGTAAATCGACGCCGTTCGCAGCCCAGGTCGCGGCTGAAGCTGCTGGCAAGGTTGCTCAGGAATGCGGCGTGAAGAACCTGGAAGTGCGCATCAAGGGCCCGGGCCCTGGCCGCGAATCCGCGGTTCGCGCTCTGAACAACCTGGGTATCAAGATCACCCAGATCCAGGACGTGACGCCGGTGCCGCACAATGGTTGCCGTCCGCCAAAGCGTCGTCGCATTTAA
- the rpsM gene encoding 30S ribosomal protein S13, with product MARIAGVNIPNHQHTVIGLTAIYGIGRPRAQDICVKTGVPTNKKVKDLDDSELEKLRDEIGKFVVEGDLRRELSMNIKRLMDLGCYRGMRHRKGLPCRGQRTRTNARTRKGPRKAAQSLKK from the coding sequence ATGGCACGTATCGCAGGGGTCAATATCCCCAACCATCAGCACACCGTGATTGGCCTGACCGCCATTTATGGTATCGGTCGTCCGCGCGCACAGGATATCTGCGTCAAGACCGGTGTTCCGACCAACAAGAAGGTCAAAGACCTGGACGACAGCGAGCTTGAAAAGCTGCGCGACGAAATCGGCAAGTTTGTTGTCGAAGGCGATCTGCGTCGTGAATTGTCCATGAACATCAAGCGTTTGATGGACCTGGGCTGCTATCGCGGCATGCGTCATCGCAAGGGCTTGCCGTGCCGTGGTCAACGTACCCGCACCAATGCACGTACCCGTAAGGGCCCGCGCAAGGCAGCGCAATCGCTGAAGAAATAA
- the rpmJ gene encoding 50S ribosomal protein L36 produces the protein MKVLASVKRICRNCKIIKRKGVVRVICTEPRHKQRQG, from the coding sequence ATGAAAGTGCTCGCATCCGTGAAGCGGATCTGCCGCAACTGCAAAATTATCAAGCGCAAGGGCGTTGTTCGTGTGATCTGCACCGAACCGCGTCATAAGCAGCGCCAGGGTTAA
- the infA gene encoding translation initiation factor IF-1, producing the protein MAKDDVIQMQGEVLENLPNATFRVKLENGHVVLGHISGKMRMNYIRILPGDKVTVELTPYDLSRARIVFRTK; encoded by the coding sequence ATGGCAAAGGATGACGTAATTCAGATGCAAGGCGAGGTTCTTGAAAACCTTCCCAATGCTACGTTTAGGGTCAAGCTGGAAAATGGTCATGTCGTACTTGGCCATATATCGGGCAAGATGCGGATGAACTACATTCGCATCCTGCCCGGTGACAAGGTAACGGTGGAATTGACGCCGTACGATCTGAGTCGTGCGCGCATCGTATTCCGCACCAAGTAG